A portion of the Candidatus Fermentibacter sp. genome contains these proteins:
- a CDS encoding ABC transporter ATP-binding protein: MSDAPALSCRGIRKSYRESGAVLEVLRGIDFEAAPGEIVAVTGPSGSGKSTLLNILGVLEPPDSGSVLIGGVDAWLSPEGGRAALRNRRLGFVFQFHHLMEEFTVLENVAIPLLIAGRAKAEAEDAASAILREVGLEGLTGRFPSKISGGERQRAAIARALVARPDVVLADEPTGNLDPVNGERLRDLIGQLAHDHGQAFVLATHSAALAAGSDRAYRLASGLLIREG; encoded by the coding sequence ATGAGTGATGCGCCGGCCCTCTCCTGCAGGGGGATCAGGAAGTCCTACCGCGAGAGCGGCGCGGTGCTCGAGGTGCTTCGCGGGATCGACTTCGAGGCCGCCCCCGGCGAGATCGTGGCGGTCACCGGCCCGAGCGGCTCGGGGAAGAGCACGCTCCTGAACATCCTGGGTGTCCTGGAACCCCCCGATTCCGGTTCGGTCCTGATAGGCGGCGTCGATGCCTGGCTCTCCCCGGAGGGCGGAAGGGCGGCGCTCCGGAACAGGAGACTCGGGTTCGTGTTCCAGTTCCATCACCTCATGGAGGAGTTCACGGTCCTCGAGAACGTCGCGATCCCTCTCCTGATAGCGGGAAGGGCGAAAGCAGAGGCCGAGGATGCAGCGTCGGCGATCCTCCGCGAGGTGGGGCTCGAAGGTCTGACCGGCAGGTTCCCCTCGAAGATCTCGGGCGGCGAGAGGCAGAGGGCGGCCATAGCCAGGGCCCTGGTGGCACGGCCGGACGTGGTCCTTGCCGACGAACCCACCGGCAATCTCGATCCAGTGAACGGCGAGAGGCTGAGGGACCTGATCGGGCAGCTCGCGCATGATCACGGACAGGCCTTCGTCCTCGCCACGCATTCCGCTGCTCTCGCCGCGGGGTCGGACAGGGCCTACCGGCTGGCATCGGGGCTGCTGATCCGGGAAGGCTGA
- a CDS encoding ABC transporter permease produces MSCPVVPPVAFRQIWSRAHSGVVRMVSILSISGIAIGVAALLLLDAFMNGFQGSIMDFLSMANPALIVTAPGGGYLTGRDVDLVRALAASTPGLGSVSPYLEKAAVASGEGGSVAGILVRAVDPVAERGVSSLSEGLPASGSEAVLGSELAARLSVLEGDSIRIASTETVDITSSGHAVVDTIVSVRVASVRDFGLAEYNSGLAVVSLGTAGALYGTAGRFSAAGVSLDPGADAVESSAALSASLRSEYVDSRYDRFMEAEAFLTRHENLFRAFGLERFGMTVVLALITVVALLNLSSALAMIALEHRRDTGVLRAMGATPGHILGIGFFQGLILGVSGCLAGSAFAALAILAVNRLVPLHLEDSVYWVDTLVARVDPGAWLLTMGATIAACLAASALPAASALSVPPAECVRHE; encoded by the coding sequence TTGAGCTGTCCCGTCGTGCCGCCCGTGGCTTTCCGGCAGATATGGAGCCGCGCCCATTCCGGGGTGGTCAGGATGGTGTCCATCCTCTCGATCTCCGGCATCGCGATCGGCGTAGCCGCGCTACTCCTGCTCGACGCGTTCATGAACGGCTTCCAGGGATCCATCATGGACTTCCTGTCCATGGCCAATCCCGCGCTGATAGTCACGGCGCCGGGAGGAGGATACCTGACCGGGCGGGACGTCGATCTCGTCAGGGCTCTCGCCGCCTCCACACCCGGCCTCGGTTCGGTGTCGCCCTATCTCGAGAAGGCCGCAGTCGCCTCCGGCGAGGGCGGTTCCGTGGCGGGCATACTGGTCCGGGCGGTCGATCCCGTTGCCGAGAGGGGCGTCTCCTCGCTCTCCGAAGGCCTTCCAGCCTCGGGCAGCGAGGCCGTCCTTGGGTCGGAGCTGGCCGCCAGGCTCTCCGTCCTCGAAGGCGACAGCATCAGGATAGCCTCGACCGAAACGGTGGACATCACATCCTCCGGCCATGCCGTCGTCGATACCATAGTTTCCGTCCGGGTGGCAAGCGTCCGTGACTTCGGGCTCGCCGAGTACAATTCCGGCCTCGCGGTCGTGAGCCTCGGCACCGCGGGAGCGCTCTACGGAACCGCCGGCCGCTTCTCCGCCGCCGGCGTCTCGCTGGATCCCGGCGCCGACGCGGTGGAGTCCTCTGCGGCCCTGTCCGCCTCCCTCAGGTCCGAATACGTGGATTCGAGATACGACAGGTTCATGGAGGCCGAGGCCTTCCTGACCCGGCACGAGAACCTCTTCCGGGCCTTCGGGCTGGAACGGTTCGGCATGACGGTGGTGCTCGCCCTGATCACCGTCGTTGCCCTGCTGAACCTGTCGAGCGCGCTTGCGATGATCGCGCTGGAGCATCGCAGGGACACGGGCGTCCTGAGGGCGATGGGCGCCACCCCGGGCCACATCCTGGGGATCGGCTTCTTCCAGGGTCTCATCCTGGGCGTGTCCGGCTGCCTGGCGGGTTCCGCATTCGCGGCCCTCGCGATCCTCGCTGTCAACAGGCTCGTCCCCCTGCACCTGGAGGATTCTGTCTACTGGGTGGACACTCTCGTCGCCAGGGTCGATCCGGGCGCCTGGCTGCTCACCATGGGCGCCACGATCGCGGCCTGCCTGGCCGCGTCGGCACTCCCGGCGGCCTCGGCCCTGTCCGTCCCCCCCGCGGAATGCGTGCGGCATGAGTGA
- the lysS gene encoding lysine--tRNA ligase, whose protein sequence is MIEQGDQMDIRRAKLVEVRDVLGLDPYPPRTGPVTPVASVVQAGETPGPVSTAGRIRARREHGKALFVDIWSEGASIQAYFRKDRLPGAVWTLAGLLDLGDIVRVSGGVFRTRTGELTVDVQEMELLCKSLRPLPVVKTDAEGRTFDALADTELMYRHRTMDLLVNPASRARALARSRIVTALRSYLDRNGFVEAETPVLQPLYGGASAEPFTTEYVHLGERFYLRIATELYLKRLLAGGIDRVYELGKDFRNEGIDRTHSPEFTQLELYEAYGDYGTMMTRFEEMVGEAAEAAGTGMEVAFRGHRICLRAPFARVGFVDSLRDASGEDFFSWEPGALRKRCDDLGTAPGAADRESLIDKLFDHYVTSGLVQPTFVLDYPQFLSPLAKPKPGCPGITERFEPFIAGLEMGNAFSEQNDPVLQRAILQEQASGSSERMGEVDEDFLHALEIGMPPAGGLGVGVDRLAMVLTDASSIRDVILFPQLRRLR, encoded by the coding sequence ATGATCGAACAGGGCGACCAGATGGACATCAGGCGGGCCAAGCTCGTCGAGGTAAGGGATGTTCTGGGCCTGGACCCGTATCCTCCCAGGACCGGCCCCGTCACACCCGTCGCGTCGGTGGTGCAGGCAGGGGAAACCCCTGGTCCGGTGTCGACCGCCGGCAGGATAAGGGCACGGCGCGAGCACGGCAAGGCCCTCTTCGTCGACATCTGGAGCGAAGGGGCGTCCATCCAGGCGTATTTCAGGAAGGACAGGCTCCCCGGGGCCGTGTGGACCCTGGCCGGCCTCCTCGACCTCGGTGACATCGTCAGGGTGTCCGGAGGCGTCTTCCGCACCAGGACGGGAGAGCTGACGGTCGACGTCCAGGAGATGGAACTGCTCTGCAAGAGCCTCAGGCCGCTGCCGGTGGTGAAGACGGACGCCGAGGGCAGGACCTTCGACGCCCTGGCCGACACCGAACTGATGTACAGGCACAGGACCATGGATCTGCTGGTCAACCCCGCGAGCAGGGCCAGGGCGCTGGCCCGCTCGAGGATCGTGACCGCGCTCCGGTCCTACCTCGACCGGAACGGTTTCGTCGAGGCGGAGACCCCGGTGCTCCAGCCCCTCTACGGCGGGGCTTCTGCCGAGCCCTTCACCACCGAGTACGTCCATCTCGGCGAGAGGTTCTACCTGCGGATCGCCACGGAGCTGTACCTGAAGCGGCTTCTCGCGGGCGGCATCGACAGGGTGTACGAACTCGGGAAGGACTTCAGGAACGAGGGGATCGACAGGACCCACTCGCCGGAGTTCACCCAGCTCGAGCTCTACGAGGCCTACGGCGACTACGGCACGATGATGACCCGCTTCGAGGAGATGGTGGGGGAGGCGGCCGAGGCGGCCGGTACCGGCATGGAGGTGGCCTTCAGGGGCCACAGGATCTGCCTCCGGGCCCCCTTCGCACGGGTCGGATTCGTCGACTCGCTCAGGGACGCGAGCGGAGAGGACTTCTTCTCCTGGGAGCCCGGAGCCCTCAGGAAGCGCTGCGACGATCTGGGGACGGCTCCAGGGGCTGCCGACAGGGAGTCCCTGATCGACAAGCTGTTCGACCACTACGTCACTTCCGGGCTCGTCCAGCCCACGTTCGTGCTCGACTATCCGCAGTTCCTCTCGCCGCTTGCCAAGCCGAAGCCCGGCTGCCCGGGCATCACCGAGAGGTTCGAGCCGTTCATCGCCGGGCTGGAGATGGGCAACGCCTTCAGCGAGCAGAACGATCCCGTACTGCAGAGGGCCATCCTCCAGGAACAGGCGTCGGGTTCGTCCGAGCGCATGGGCGAGGTCGACGAGGACTTCCTCCATGCCCTCGAGATCGGCATGCCGCCCGCGGGCGGTCTCGGGGTCGGGGTCGACCGTCTCGCAATGGTGCTCACCGACGCATCCTCGATCAGGGACGTCATCCTGTTCCCCCAGCTCAGGCGTCTCCGTTGA